From Cotesia glomerata isolate CgM1 linkage group LG2, MPM_Cglom_v2.3, whole genome shotgun sequence, a single genomic window includes:
- the LOC123259179 gene encoding RNA polymerase II-associated protein 3: protein MNEDKSIEIQKQVRDNSSDLRTEFLDMKYWEEKMKKAEAELTNTADDSHQILPPVRKKKSSRIKSKTKENGTKAKRIKSYDYSAWDNFDADKACEEIEKENESEDSGDENLSKEELEKKYDEALVQKVLGNKYVTEKKWDKAMACYNEAIKIFPYDAVFYSNRALCHLKMDNLYSAESDCTAALQHDEHYVKAYHRRATARMALKQYKEAISDLEKLLTLEKDNKEVKKMLETARKYLNKSDVSLMAEVSSLDKKNDVEKKEKNNKITEKTFKAEKEVKNKIEEIKENKIEVKKENKIEEKKVPESKSVIKYREWLPIIDKDVDIIKPINKLPHQRIKKPLKSIPINITDFTKWSDGKESSQSSKVSTDTESLNKVVNKNNEAENKNIKNENKIEVIPAVPRTSVQFCVAWRKHKSPEFRYKYLKQLSADSIPTLFQDSMESDTFSEILTILKTHFIDHGDPVYGYLKYLSEIKRFRTLIMFLGKKEKEVLTALFDYCKSSEGRSNETITDLRKKYEL from the exons atgaacGAAGACAAGTCCATTGAAATCCAAAAACAAGTGCGCGACAATTCATCTGATTTAAGGACTGAATTTTTGGATATGAAATATTGggaagaaaaaatgaaaaaagctGAAGCTGAATTAACAAACACCGCTGATGATTCTCACcag ATTTTGCCACCGgtaagaaagaagaaaagttCTAGAATAAAATCTAAGACTAAAGAAAATGGAACTAAAGctaaaagaataaaatctTATGATTATTCTGCTTGGGATAATTTTGACgcg GACAAAGCTTgtgaagaaatagaaaaagagaATGAATCTGAAGATTCTGGAGATGAAAATCTTAGCAAAgaagaattggaaaaaaaatacgatGAAGCTCTTGTTCAAAAAGTACTTGGGAATAAATatgttactgaaaaaaaatgggATAAAGCAATGGCTTGTTACAATGAAGCTATCAAAATATTTCCTTATGACGCTGTTTTTTATTCCAATCGTGCTCTTTGTCACCTAAAGATGGAcaa cttgtATTCAGCAGAATCGGATTGTACAGCAGCATTACAGCATGACGAGCATTACGTCAAGGCGTATCATAGACGTGCGACAGCCAGGATGGCCTTAAAACAGTATAAAGAAGCTATAAGTGATTTGGAAAAATTGTTGACGCTGGAAAAAGATAAcaaggaagttaaaaaaatgcttgAGACGGCACGAAAGTATCTTAATAAGTCTGATGTTTCTTTGATGGCTGAAGTCTCTTcgttagataaaaaaaatgacgttgagaaaaaagaaaaaaataataaaattactgaaaaaacatttaaagCTGAAAAagaagtcaaaaataaaattgaagaaattaaagaaaataaaattgaagtaaaaaaagaaaataaaattgaagaaaaaaaagtgccTGAATCTAAGTCAGTAATTAAATACCGTGAATGGTTACCAATAATTGACAAAGATGTAGATATAATTAAACCTATCAACAAACTACCTCatcaaagaataaaaaaaccacttaaATCTATACCGATAAATATTACCGATTTTACTAAATGGTCTGATGGTAAAGAGTCTTCTCAATCTTCAAAAGTATCTACAGATACAGAGTCATTGAACAaagtagttaataaaaataatgaggctgaaaataaaaatattaaaaatgaaaataaaatcgaaGTGATTCCTGCAGTCCCACGTACTTCTGTTCAATTCTGCGTCGCTTGGCGGAAGCATAAATCACCAGAGTTTCGCTATAAGTATTTGAAACAATTATCCGCTGACAGTATTCCCACGTTATTTCAAGACTCCATGGAATCTGATACATTCAGTGAAATATTGACCATCTTAAAAACACATTTCATTGATCACGGTGATCCTGTTTATGGTTACTTGAAGTACTTGAGTGAAATAAAGCGGTTCAGAACTCTGATAATGTTTTtgggaaaaaaagaaaaagaag